The DNA region AAGCTAAAGAGCACTTCCACTTCTGCATCTACTGATGCCTTGTCCAGCGGAGGAAGCAATGAAACAAAGGTGAATCAGAAAAGTGCTACTAATAGCGTTTATGACAAAGCAGAAACTTTGAAGCTAATGCAGCACATATCTTCCAAGTCGGTTCCGTCAATGTCTCTAaacaatgatgatattgcTATCatcgatgaagatgatgaagagtaTCATGACGATTTACGAAATTTAAAAACTATAAataatcttcaaaatgCAAAATCGGTGATTCGGAAATTATCACACAGTAATAATGTAACTGCCACTAAAGATGGTAGATTACCGGCTGCAAGTAAGAgtcattttgaatttgcatCTACTGCACACAATATCAGAATGCTGAATaaagatatttcaaagacaaAAGTCAATCTCACCgtagaaaatttgattattattagtaaGCTTAATGATATGTCCATTCTTTACTTAAATAGAGAAATGATTGCATGGATCTTGACTCAATATCCAAGTACTAATGTCTATGTGCAGGATATATTCAAAGACTCTGAACAATTTGCCGCTAACGAACTTTGTACCGATTCAAACTGTACACTTTCAAGAATCAGATATTGGAACAAGGAATTTGTTGAAGAGAATgactttttctttgatttatgTATTACTTTGGGAGGTGATGGGACAGTTTTATTTGCATCCTCactctttcaaaaatatgttCCTCCAACAATCTCTTTTGCCCTGGGTTCACTAGGTTTTTTAACCAATTTTGATTTCGAGGATTTCAAGTCCATTTTGAGAAATACTATCAATCATAAAATAAAGACAAACTTAAGAATGAGGTTGCATTGTAAAGTATATCGAAGGCACAAACCTAAGCGTGATCCATCCACCGGTAAGAAAATTTGCTACGTAGAATTGGTTGATGAACATCACGTTCTAAATGAAGTAACTATTGATAGAGGTCCAAGCCCCTTTATTTCCAACTTGGAATTATATGGTGATGGTTGTTTGATGACAGTGGCACAGGCTGATGGTTTGATTATTGCTACACCTACAGGTTCAACTGCGTATTCTTTGAGCGCAGGTGGCTCTTTAATATACCCAACTGTAAATGCTATTGCAGTAACACCAGTGTGTCCCCATACTTTAAGCTTCAGGCCAATAGTTCTACCCGAAAGTTGTAATTTGAAAGTCAAAGTTGCTACACAGTCAAGAGGAACTTCTTGGGCATCATTTGATGGTAAAGGAAGAGTGGAATTGAGGCAAGGCGATTTTATAACAGTTTCAGCAAGTCCATATGCTTTCCAAACGGTTCAGCACTCCAATACAGAGTTTATAGATAGTATTAGCAGGTTATTGAATTGGAATGTTAGAGAACAACAAAAATCATTTACTCATATGTTATCAGACaagaataaaaagaaatttgccGAAGAATTCGTTCttgaagagaaagaagatgatgaactTATTGAAGTAAGGAAAATTGGCGAACAACTATTCTCAACTTTAGAACTAGGCAAGACTAATCACTCATCCCCATCCACTCGATCCTCGTCATCTTCAGCTACGGCGGTGAATACCTTCAGTACATCTACGCAAGATGTAGAAACGACTAGTGAAAGTGAcagtgaagaagaaaaagatgcTTTTTGTAGTGGGAATGTTCGTGTGATCAGGCGCTCATGAATTAGACAACATCACATAAATTTTGGTTTCTAGATAATTTTTGAGTTACTAGGGATATGTTTCTTCcttattttgatattttgaccTTGTTACTGAGAAATAACCCACTTTAAAGGCTTTTCTCAATCACAACGAAGAAGCACTTTGATATATGGAGAGATCCCCGGAAGAAAAGTATATCTTTTCATAAAAAACGTAATTGGTATTATTGTACCGCAACTTCTTATTTTATATACTGGATTATATTCTACCTCAATTAATAAAGACACCCTTTTAATCTTCACGTGTGTAACAGTATATACACAATTAGCTGGCTctacaataaaaaaagaacgCATCGATGATTATGCATATAACACTATAAATCCCGAAGATTGCTTCTTGTCGTACCTGAATTGTAGACTTTCGCTGGATTTAGCGGCGCAGTAACCAAGAGCAGCAGtagtttcattttcctgGAAGATATATAGGATGCGTGACCTAGTAATCCTTGTAGGAACCCATCCTGTCCCCAGATTAAACATTCAGTTGAAAGAAGCGATGTACAATAATCCAGTCGCGTAATCATTTTCACTAACCGCTAAAATTGCTGAACTGCTTGCTGCCATTAATCGTATCATTAACTCTTTCGAGACTGATTATTTAATTATATTTCCTGAATAGGAAGTACTCAGGaacaacaagaagaaataaactTTCCTTTCACGAAAAGCGCGcaggaaagaaaaaatggtaCTCTGCAGGAAAATGTTGACATTTCTCgagaaatgaaaatttttgacagATTTTACTAGGTTGGGAACTGCAGTAAAGATTGCTTCCTGAGATATAAATAGTTATGATTTTGTAGAACACTCTGATGCATACTTGAatctttattcaaaatggCTATAGAATAAATTGCACAATGGCAAGGCTGTTAGGTCTTTTAGGTTTTCTATCAGTGATCACTGCAGTGTTTGCTGAAACTAATTATTGTAATGCAACACTAAGCTGTCCTCAAGAATATCCATGCTGCTCATCGGGTGTATGTGGTACAGGTGTATACTGTATCAATGCATGTAATCCAATGTTTTCATATAGTTTTGATGCATGCATGCCTTTACCGGTATGTAAAAACTCCACTACTACATTTAGTAATTACACTTCAAAGGTAGTGGATGCAAACACTTTCTTAGGGGATGTCTCAGAAGGTGACTGGGCTTATACTGGTTACATTCTTGAttatgaagatgaagacaGTATGATTTTAGCTATGCCAAAAAATTCCGGTGGTACTGTTTTATCCTCTACAAGATCTGTTTGGTACGGTAAAGTCAGTGCACGTTTGAAAACATCTCATTTGGCTGGTGTTATTACCGCTTTTATCATCTATTCTGGTGTTgctgatgaaattgattgtGAATTTGTCGGTGTTGATTTGGAGACAGAACAAACTAATTTCTTCTGGCAAGCTACATTGAATTATACAAATTCTGTTAATGCAACTATTTCAAGCGActcttttgataatttccACACTTATACTATCGATTGGCAAGAAGAATACATTGAATGGTCTATTGATGGTGTTGTCAGTAGAACTCTATATAAGAATGAGACTTATAACGCTACCTCTGGTGTTTACCAATATCCACAAACACCATCAAAGATTGATATTTCTATCTGGCCAGGTGGTAATGCTACCAATTCTATAGGTACTATCGAGTGGGCTGGTGGTGAAATTGATTGGAATGCTACTGATATTACTACTTATCCTGGATATTATTACATGATTCTCGATGAAGTTAATATCACCTGTTACGGCCCACCAAGTGGTACCTCAATCAATGGTACCTCTGCGTACGTGTATACTAGTAACTCTAGTTTCTTGCAAAAGGATATTGCTATTACTGATGCTGAGACCTCACTAGGCTCCTCCGAGGGTACTGGTCTTGATCCAGATGCTGGtgtttcttcatcttcatccGCATCCTCATCCTCTACTTTATCAAGTTCGAGTTCCTCATCATCTGCATCCAGTAAAAAATCTAGCAGTAGTAATTCTAGTACCAATACTGAAGCTGCTACCAGCACTTCTGGTTCAAAATCAAAGTCTGCAGCAAGTTCTGCATCAGGCTCATCATCAAGTGCTAACTTAGGTTCTACACTAGGTCTAGGTAACATATATGTTATCTTCAGCATCATTTTCGgttatttattataatccattttcaattttttaccATGTCATAAAAACTTTAACGTAGTAAAAATGAGGTTTGTAATGTAGTGACAGCTTACTCGatgaatatatttgatCCAAGATTGTGAGCTTCTGCTTTTTCATGCGATCAAACGGTTAATGAGCCCAATTCAAGGTCATAAATATGATCTTTTTTCTAATGTAcataatttatatttagGTTTCCGAATACAAATCTTCCTGTAACACAATAAAAAACAATAACTAATTACTTATTTATGTAATAGTAATAAAGAAGGCAAATTCATATCCAGACCTTGCAAAAGATTGCTTTCGATGATCGTTACGATGTTCATATTTTTGCATTATGAAAATTACATGATTCAAGtatataattcaaaatgatgtgcgataataaataattctttttacAAGGGAGAGGGAAATCGTTTGAGAATTGTCATTTAGCAGCATTCTTCATATAAGCTATCAGGTCATCTCtatctttctctttcttcaagCCACCGAAGGCCATCTTAGTACCCGGTATGTACTTCTTAGGATTAGTCAAATATTCAgacatatttttttcatccCATTCAACGTTCTTCTTGATATTTGCGTCAGTGTAAGAGTACCCTGCAGCTTGACCTGAATGACGACCGAAGATACCATGCAAATTTGGCCCAACTTTATGTGGTCCGCCTTCCTCTATAGTATGGCATTGTTGGCATCTCGTTTTAAACAGTGTTGCACCTTTCTTCTCAGAAGGCTTCGAATCTTTCTTTGGAGGCATGTTCTATTTCGTAAACTTGGCTTGTAGACACTTTTCTTGTTTCCAGAAATGATCAACGTCTCACCACGAGCTTCTAAtgtattatatatatatatttatttacttATGAAGATTGCTCAAAGAATAGGGAGATGGCTAAACAGTGTTTACACTGAAACTACGATATATGCGTCCCAGACGATATTGAAAGTCACCTAGAACCGTTAGTTTACTAATAATTAGCTTTCTTCCAATAGGGAGTCAATCCCACGAATGACTTTTGACAAATCCGAAAAAACTACCAAGCACCAAAAATTAGCTGATACAAAAATAGTAAAATGTTGCTGCGATGTAATTCGCTGTAATAAGATCCGGGATGAGAGTGTAAGGCTGTGTATAATGTCGAAATGGAATGCTCGATTGTGATTGGTTCGTCGGGGTTACATGGTAGATCTCATTCCAGctcttctttatttttttttgacgtTTATTCGACTCCTGTCTGGGTCCAAAAAGTGATCTCGGCTctcagtttttttttggcatGGACTGAAAAAAGCAATTCTTCTTGACTAAAAGAGcctgatgatgatgttatTCAAAGCTTCTTCGAGTAAAGTGAACGTGACCGGTTGATTATGGGTTTTGACACTCTTTTGTTGGATATTGAAGGTACCGTGTGTCCTATATCTTTTGTTAAGGACGTCTTGTTCCCACACTTTGCGGCTGAAGTACCAGCCATAGTTCAATCTACTGATGCCACTATAGTTGAGATCTTGTCCAATTTCCAAATCAATGATCCAGTGAAATTGCAACAGCATATATTGGACTTAGTCGCACGCGATGTCAAGGATGCCACCTTGAAACAACTTCAAGGCCACGTTTGGGCGACGGGTTACCAGAGTGGCCAAATCAAAGCACCAGTTTACAAAGATGCCATTGATTTGATCAAGAGAAAGagcaaaatatttatatattcaagTGGGTCTGTGAAGGCACAGAAATTATTGTTTGAATTTGTAGCGGATCCTTCTGATTATACGAAGTCAATCGATTTGAGACCATTTATTCATGGCTACTTCGATATTAATACTTCaggtaaaaaaattgaagaacaaTCGTACAAGAATATTCTTGAATCGATTGAAATGACACAAAATCCAGAACAAGTCTTATTTTTAAGCGATAATCCTCTTGAATTGGATGCTGCAAAAAAAGCAGGATTGACAGTCGGTTTGGCTATACGAGAAGGCAACGCAATTGTTGATAATAAATCAGACtatgaaaattatttagatttttcacaattataaatgaatttctttttatatgTTACATAATACATAATGCATGtttgaatctttttctGAATTACtacaaaaataaagtgTATCATTTTTGTGTTCTTTAATCGAGGATTGCAAAAGATTATTCTTAATTATCAGCATAATCATTGAAAAGCATATTAGCTGCAatctcttcatttttatcgCATGCAAAGTAAACTTGGATGACTAAAGTACGTTCAAATCCTAGTTCGCAAAGACGAGAAATAGCCTgttcatcatcttcagttAAATCCAAACTTGGGGCCTCTGTTGGCTCGGCATTTTCTACTGGTTCAGTGATATTTTCCATAGCGTTTAAATTATCTCCCACAGCATCTAGTaacattgaaatgaaaACTTCTGGGTTTGCCATGATTTGTTCACGTAATTGGGGATATCTAGTGCTTAAACTTTCTAATAAAGGTGCTAAGGCTTCTGGGTTGCCGGAGACGACTTGCCTTAAAGCGAGAAGATCTTCCATGGTGAGGCCAATTGAGCCTGGTGCTGATGCATTTGAGTCTGCTCCAGAGCCAGTGGTGTCTCTGGTACCTTGTGCTGCTTGTGCGAATAAATCTTCGCCTTCATATTGTTCATTTGTAGACTCTGCTTCAGGTTGATTTTGACGTTCGGAttcttgttgttgttgttgttgttgttgtgtTTCTGCTGATTGTGATTCTTGTTGTGGTGGTGGTGGCTGTTGTAAGTTTTCTGGAATACCCATTAGAAGATATTCGACGGCTCTATCAGGATTATTGAAAGCTGCTCTCAGAGCTCTTTCAACTTGATCTCTTTCGTAACCCATTTCCATGATTCTTTCGACGGTTTCATTACGCTCAGATCCAGTTACAAAACCAGGTGTAGAAGTCGATTCAGGCTCTGCTGCTACTGGAGCTGCTGGAGCTATTGGAGCTGGTTCGGCTGTCGTACCGGATGGCTCTTGCTCTTGAGATGGCTCCTGGACAGGTTGTTCTTCAGATTGTTGTGGTGGTTCAGTCACTTTTGTTGCTGAAGGAGTTgcctttttctttgagatCATCATTATGACTTGATCATTATCCTTTAATCCACATGATGAAACGGTTTGATCATCTTTGAGAACTTTACctgaaaagatcaatttaATTTGATCAATATCGCATGATTTAATTGACgctaatttatttttagcGTCTAATATGGTACTTGAACTTTCCAATTCAACAGggattttttcctttttaaaatctttgaatataatattcattCTCCTTGGATTGCAATGATCACAATTGACAAGTATGGTTGTATCATCATATAACTATACAGTACACTTCCCCATTCATGTGTTATACTAATTTTTCGCCACCGGGTGATAGAATCTTGATCCAACCCACCGTCAATGGTGACCTATTGTATGCTTTATCACGtgcttttttgaaaaaatttgggATCTCCCTCCACGTGATTGCCATCCGGGTTACGAATTCTCCTcaccaaaaaaaacaaaaaaaaaaattacctTACCCTCTGAGTCAGAAACCTTCTGTGATGAATAATCAAAGGAGGTTCTCGCTAACGCTTTCCCAGATTTCATTTCATTGTTTGTCGTTTTTGCCCATGTGGCAAAAGTCCTCTCATGCCACAAAAAATGCCACATCCGATATAAAGATGAGAGACAATAGACAGACCTACTTGCAGCATGTGATATACTTCGCAGAGGCAAATtagaataataatagtaaaaGCGAAGAATAGCGGTAGGGACAGTGAAATCTTCACATGTGTGCCTGCTAACGTcaccattattattcacCATTACGTTGCTGACTAAAACGAAAGGAAgaaagaaaggaaaaagaagaagtcgTTTAAATCCACTGCTTCTACGTAGTTTTCTATACTTTGCCCAATATAAATCAATCATTCTGTCAACGTTCCTTGATTTCCTGTGCCTTCTACCCGACAAAAAGTCAGAAACCAATTAAAATAGAGAGGAGGTAAATGCCGGGTAACCCCACGTGACCCCAACATTCTCCCAATTTATCGCTCCAAAAGAAGCACttcgtttctttttaaCGGACGAAGGAGAGAAAAAGACAGCCAACTGCCAATTGTCTCTACATGGATTTCTCTGGGCTCAGAATGAAACTTACTCactattcaaaaattcttaCATAAAAGGGATTCCCAATAGTACgatatatttcaatgatttcattCAGTACAAAtgagagagagagagagagagagagagagagaggGCACAACATTAGTGGATGGTGGTGGTagtggaagaagaaaaaatttttttttaaaatggTATAAAAACCCATCATCCATTGatcatttcattttgtCATTCTTTTTATCTTGTattctttctctctttctcttgTTAATTCACCATCTCCCAAACAAGCTCTTATACACTAATTAACACATATACAATggctgaagaagaacacAATTTCGAAGTTGCTGACGCTGGTTCCTCCGCTACTTACCCAATGCAATGTTCCGCTTTGAGAAAAAACGGTTTCGTCGTCATTAAAGGTAGACCAtgtaaaattattgatatgTCCACTTCTAAAACCGGTAAGCACGGTCACGCTAAAGTCCATTTAGTCGCTACCGATATTTTCACCGgtaaaaaattagaagatttaTCTCCATCCACTCACAACATGGAATGTCCAAACGTTAAGAGAACTGAATTCCAATTATTAGACATTGATGACGGTTTCTTATCTTTAATGACCATGGATGGTGAAACTAAAGATGATGTCAAAGCCCCAGAAGGTGAATTAGGTGAAACTATGCAAGCTGCTTTTGATGATGGTAAGGACTTAATGGTCACCGTTATCTCAGCCATGGGTGAAGAAGCTGCTATCTCTTTCAAAGAAGCCGCTAGAGCTGATTAATAGGTATTAGAGATATCTCTTTTTACCTTTTACTCCATTGcatatttattaaaaacCTTTTTTATATCACTTATTTATCTacattcaaatatatatactataTCAGAGAATAATATCTTTTCATATTGAAgccatatttttttttaacattTTGGTACATCCTTGTTATTTTGATGTTTCACTTGTTCGTTTCATCCAGCACGAGAAGTGAAGGACATATCAGAGTGAAAACTACTTAGAAAGATACTAAgtataagaaaaattagcTTTTGTCCCCTGTAAATcgcaaaaaaaaacagtaGGGTACTTTCTAATGACGTTAACAGTTGTATCAGATTCCAATCTTAGCCACATCTATTCATAGATTTTAAGAGCCGTGATTGAGAAAACAATCTATCAGTTATAAAAGCGAACTTAAAGCTTAATTCTACATTAGTATGGCAACTTGGCCGAGTGGTTAAGGCGAAAGATTAGAAATCTTTTGGGCTCTGCCCGCGCAGGTTCGAGTCCTGCAGTTGTCGTTATTTTTTCACTCCCACacacaaaatttttgcaaaaaatttttttttcacgCGTTTAATTTCCcaaaatggaaattatttttgtaattACTTTTCCCAATTCAGAAATCTGATTTAAGATTGGTCTAAATTTCCCTTTTCGGCATAATTGCCATGTATACCGTCTAAACTTTCcaaattaaattttctgtattttcGAGATATATATTACAAGATAGGTTTAATCACGTCAAGTAGCATTTTAAAACAAGATCATTACGCAACCTACGGTATATCGATATAATGGATCAATCAACTACTATCAacgaatttgaaattgatcaaGCTAACGCTTTCGCTCCAGATGCTGTCTTTGGTGATAGAGTTCGtagatttcaagaatttttagATACTTTCTCTTCATATAAAGAACAAATTAGAAACATACAAATTTACAACGGTAACATACACACGGCTGATAAATCACTCGATGATGAATATGACGATTTCAATGACGACGACtataagaagaaaaattcaaacgcaaattctgtaaatattttaccTCAAAGAATAACAATATCATTAGATGAATTGAGAGAGTTTGATAGATCTTTCTGGACAGGTATTCTAGCAGAACCTTCATATTTCATTCCACCTGCTGAAAAGGCATTGACTGATATGGCTTCAACTTTGGACGatataccaaataatgattACAATAGctcattatcttcaaaacgTCCATGGCGTTTGTCTTTCAAAGGTTCATTCGGTAGCCATGCTCTTTCTCCCAGAACTTTAAACTCacaatttttaaataaattaatcTCTATTGAAGGTATAGTGACGAGAACGTCTTTAGTCAGACCCAAACTTATCCGGTCGGTCCATTTCGCCGAAAAGACTGGTAGATTCCATTACAGGGATTATACCGATTCTACCACCACGTTAACCACTCAAATTCCAACCCCGGCAATCTACCCAACAGAGGACACGGAAGGTAATAAATTGACTACTGAATACGGTTATTCTACTTACATTGACCATCAGAGAATCACCGTACAAGAAATGCCTGAAATGGCACCTGCAGGTCAATTACCGAGATCTATAGATATTATattagatgatgatttagTAGATAAAACAAAACCTGGTGATAGAGTAAATGTAATCGGtgttttcaaatctttagGTGCCGGTGGTCTAACCCAAAGTAATTCGAAGACGCAACATGGTTTTAGAACGCTAATTATCGGTAACAGTGTCTACCCATTACATGCTAGATCCACTGGAGTCTCCGCCAAAGAAGTTTTAACTGATTACGATATcagaaatatcaataaattagCAAGAAGAGATGATATATTCGATCTTTTATCCCAATCTCTAGCTCCTTCGATCTACGGTCATGAGAATATTAAGAGAGCTATCTTACTCATGTTATTAGGTGGggttgaaaaaaatttagaaaatggCTCTCATTTAAGAGGtgatatcaatattttaatgGTCGGTGACCCATCTACTGCTAAATCACAATTATTACGTTTCGTCTTAAATACCGCATCGTTAGCAATTGCTACAACTGGTAGAGGTTCCTCAGGTGTAGGTTTAACAGCTGCTGTGACGACTGATAGAGAAACCGGTGAAAGAAGATTAGAAGCTGGTGCGATGGTTTTAGCAGATCGTGGTGTCGTTTGTATTGATGAATTCGATAAAATGACAGATGTAGACAGAGTTGCCATTCATGAAGTTATGGAACAACAAACTGTTACTATTGCGAAGGCGGGTATTCACACTACTCTAAATGCTCGTTGTAGTGTCATCGCCGCTGCAAACCCTGTGTTTGGTCAATACGATGTCAATAGAGACCCACATCAGAATATTGCTCTTCCTGATTCATTGCTATCACGTTTCGATTTATTGTTTGTTGTTACAGAtgatatcaatgaaattagAGATAGATCTATTAGTGAACACGTTTTAAGAACTCATAGATACTTACCACCTGGTTACTTAGAAGGTGAACCAATTAGAGAAAGACTGAATTTATCATTGGCAGTTGGTGTTGAAGGTGAAaacgaagaagatgaacGTGAAAGAATTGGGGCTTTGaacaatgatgaagaagatgataatgTCTTTGAGAAATTCAATCCGTTACTTCAAGCTGGTGCAATATTAGCGAGAAATAAGGGCGACCATAACGGTACCAAGGTTCCAAGTTTAGTTACCATCCCATTCTTGAGAAAGTATATTCAATATGCAAAAGAAAGAGTTATTCCTCAACTAACTCAGGAAGCTGTCGACGTTATAGTCAAAAACTATGCAGCATTGAGAAACGACGAAAACACGAAGAAATCACCAATAACAGCGAGAACTTTAGAAACCCTTATTAGACTGTCTACAGCGCATGCAAAAGTTAGACTTTCAAAAACAGTCAATCAGCATGACGCCTTAGTTGCTGCACATCTCTTGAGATTTGCTTTGTTAGGTGAAGATGTAGATATGgatgaattcttcaatggtgacgatgaagaagaatctcTGAGAAAAAGATCACCAAAGAAGTCACCTAAGAAGAGACAAAGAGTCAGAGCCACACCTAGATCACAAAGTGGGCGTTCAACACCACATGGAAAACCTCGTTCGACAGAATCATCTGTACTTACCCCTCGTCGTAGGTTAAgttttgatgaaaatgccGAAGATTCAGAAGATGCAGAATATAATGATGATCGCGATGACGAAGATTACACGCCAATTGCcacagaagaagaagaaactttAATGCGGAGGTTAGAAAGAGGGTTGAGAGTGTCACCAAGACGTAAAGAGAAAAACGCTTCTTCGTTGGGACCTGCAGGCCCGCTAAAGGAAGTCGATACACCAAGTCTGGCAAATGTTGCTTCTGCTGCTCACACCGAGGGCGCAGGACAAGAACAACAATACCACCGTCatcaagaacaagaagGACGTACTGTAGTAACATTCGACACACACGAACCTGGTTCCATTTCCACCAGCAGATTATCTATCATCTCTGGTATCATTGCTCGTTTAATGCAAACTGAATTGTTCGAGGATGAATCATACCCAGTTAGTTCTTTGTTCGAAAGGATTAACGAAGAGCTACCAGAAGAAGACAAGTTCTCACCATCGGAATATTTAGCAGGTCTAGAATTAATGGCTGACAGGAACAATCTAATGGTGGCTGATGACAAAGTCTGGAGAGTTTGATCCTGTATATATAGTtatcttatatataatgtGTATCAAGTTGTACTATACCTTTTACTACGACAACGTTCGCTTCGAAAATAATTCCACATTCTAAGTGGCTTCTTTTAGTGGTAGCCCCAAAATTTGTAGCTCTTTGACTCTCAGTTCATATTTGGCATGAAAAgtgttgatatttttattatatggAACTTTGGCGAACAAAGTGGCAAcatcgatttttttttccatatGGCGAAGTGTtctagaaaaaaaaagtcagTTCTACTTAACGTTGGAGTTAAACAGCTCTTGTTATAATTTGGCTACTAATCCAATTCAGCTACTCATAGTACTTCCACTCCTTAGATTTATTACTGCAAATGACAGAAAAATCATTTGTGAGTAGTCCTCTAGTGAGGGACTCTGTTCTATTGGTACCCAAGCCGCTTACGTCAAGACCTTATACTTGGCCATTTTTTCCATTATATGGTACTTTTGCTCATATTTACTTCCGTCAATATGATCGTTATATCAAGGGGCCTGAGTGGACTTTCGTTTACCTCGGCGCACTTATTTCTTTGAACATTTTAGTTCTTTTAATGCCTGCTTGGAATGTGAAGGTTGCATCCAGGTTTAATTACGATACTGTGAGAACTATTAATGAAGCAACTCACATCCTTATCTATACCACTCCAAACAATGGTGCCGATGATATTGTCGAAATACAGAGAGTCAGTGAATCTGGTACTCTACAgactttctttcaatttcaaaagaaaagatttttatggaatgaagatgaacaGCTCTTCTCAtctccaaaatttttggttgACGAATCTCCAAAGATAAGAGACTTTCAGCAATGTAAGGGCCATTCTGGTGATCTAACCCACgaaaaaagattatatggtgaaaattcttttgacATTCCTGTCCCAACTTTTATGgaattatataaagagcACGCTGTTGCACCATTATTcgtttttcaaattttctgtgTTGCCTTGTGGCTATTAGATGAATTCTGGtacttttccttcttcaaTCTGTTCATGATTCTCTCAATGGAAGCCGCTGCTGTCTTTCAACGTTTACAAGCGTTAAAGGAGTTCAGAACAATGGGTGTCAAGCCATACGATATTAATGTTTATAGAGATGGTCAATGGATTACAACTAAAACCGACCAATTACTAC from Kazachstania africana CBS 2517 chromosome 5, complete genome includes:
- the HYP2 gene encoding translation elongation factor eIF-5A (similar to Saccharomyces cerevisiae HYP2 (YEL034W) and ANB1 (YJR047C); ancestral locus Anc_1.478), which encodes MAEEEHNFEVADAGSSATYPMQCSALRKNGFVVIKGRPCKIIDMSTSKTGKHGHAKVHLVATDIFTGKKLEDLSPSTHNMECPNVKRTEFQLLDIDDGFLSLMTMDGETKDDVKAPEGELGETMQAAFDDGKDLMVTVISAMGEEAAISFKEAARAD
- the MCM3 gene encoding MCM DNA helicase complex subunit MCM3 (similar to Saccharomyces cerevisiae MCM3 (YEL032W); ancestral locus Anc_1.477), which produces MDQSTTINEFEIDQANAFAPDAVFGDRVRRFQEFLDTFSSYKEQIRNIQIYNGNIHTADKSLDDEYDDFNDDDYKKKNSNANSVNILPQRITISLDELREFDRSFWTGILAEPSYFIPPAEKALTDMASTLDDIPNNDYNSSLSSKRPWRLSFKGSFGSHALSPRTLNSQFLNKLISIEGIVTRTSLVRPKLIRSVHFAEKTGRFHYRDYTDSTTTLTTQIPTPAIYPTEDTEGNKLTTEYGYSTYIDHQRITVQEMPEMAPAGQLPRSIDIILDDDLVDKTKPGDRVNVIGVFKSLGAGGLTQSNSKTQHGFRTLIIGNSVYPLHARSTGVSAKEVLTDYDIRNINKLARRDDIFDLLSQSLAPSIYGHENIKRAILLMLLGGVEKNLENGSHLRGDINILMVGDPSTAKSQLLRFVLNTASLAIATTGRGSSGVGLTAAVTTDRETGERRLEAGAMVLADRGVVCIDEFDKMTDVDRVAIHEVMEQQTVTIAKAGIHTTLNARCSVIAAANPVFGQYDVNRDPHQNIALPDSLLSRFDLLFVVTDDINEIRDRSISEHVLRTHRYLPPGYLEGEPIRERLNLSLAVGVEGENEEDERERIGALNNDEEDDNVFEKFNPLLQAGAILARNKGDHNGTKVPSLVTIPFLRKYIQYAKERVIPQLTQEAVDVIVKNYAALRNDENTKKSPITARTLETLIRLSTAHAKVRLSKTVNQHDALVAAHLLRFALLGEDVDMDEFFNGDDEEESLRKRSPKKSPKKRQRVRATPRSQSGRSTPHGKPRSTESSVLTPRRRLSFDENAEDSEDAEYNDDRDDEDYTPIATEEEETLMRRLERGLRVSPRRKEKNASSLGPAGPLKEVDTPSLANVASAAHTEGAGQEQQYHRHQEQEGRTVVTFDTHEPGSISTSRLSIISGIIARLMQTELFEDESYPVSSLFERINEELPEEDKFSPSEYLAGLELMADRNNLMVADDKVWRV
- the RAD23 gene encoding Rad23p (similar to Saccharomyces cerevisiae RAD23 (YEL037C); ancestral locus Anc_1.480); amino-acid sequence: MNIIFKDFKKEKIPVELESSSTILDAKNKLASIKSCDIDQIKLIFSGKVLKDDQTVSSCGLKDNDQVIMMISKKKATPSATKVTEPPQQSEEQPVQEPSQEQEPSGTTAEPAPIAPAAPVAAEPESTSTPGFVTGSERNETVERIMEMGYERDQVERALRAAFNNPDRAVEYLLMGIPENLQQPPPPQQESQSAETQQQQQQQQESERQNQPEAESTNEQYEGEDLFAQAAQGTRDTTGSGADSNASAPGSIGLTMEDLLALRQVVSGNPEALAPLLESLSTRYPQLREQIMANPEVFISMLLDAVGDNLNAMENITEPVENAEPTEAPSLDLTEDDEQAISRLCELGFERTLVIQVYFACDKNEEIAANMLFNDYADN